In one Oryza glaberrima chromosome 2, OglaRS2, whole genome shotgun sequence genomic region, the following are encoded:
- the LOC127764648 gene encoding uncharacterized protein LOC127764648: protein MSSSWFHSSSSSSSTHHHHRHVVHHASAYFDGDDDEGDVKPAVTQHWRYDARAAASYGGGEDVKPAVVVKQPPLPRPRVGRGVHDRAEETTALSWPVVEPFRSTLRTQESLAGIRARYSVPEGFGLHPAGANQTACAPPPVTPRGGRGGGAAAAAVPICVYAQAFAAGMRLPLHPFVSDALAHFGIAPSQLAPNGWRVLAGFAVLCHFRGVGAPSLPVFRHFFTLAPLPKGKGWYSFRARESVPALFTGLPSSVKAWKEEFLFVSPPPAAPWRCPVRWGTPSKEATSDPALTEREAAVARRLTQGQGVVDLKTYLSESNLVAAKISSAPACLGGTEASRGSSVAAGKKRKVLGDGVSTGGGVLRSELQAKDKALAKAQGEISRLKAQLGSAKARELEEARQALEYERKLGTQVLKSDGAAAGASKRRRGGQ, encoded by the exons atgtcgtcgtcgtggttccactcctcctcctcctcctcctccacccaccaccaccaccgccacgtcGTCCACCACGCGTCGGCCTActtcgacggcgacgacgacgagggcgacgTCAAGCCGGCGGTGACGCAGCACTGGCGTTACGACGCCCGCGCTGCGGCCtcctacggcggcggcgaggatgtgaagccggcggtggtggtgaagcagccgccgctgcctcgcccgAGAGTGGGAAGGGGTGTCCACGACCGCGCGGAGGAGACCACGGCGCTCTCGTGGCCGGTGGTGGAGCCCTTCAGGTCCACGCTCCGCACGCAGGAGTCGCTCGCCGGGATCCGCGCCAGGTACAGCGTCCCCGAGGGGTTCGGCCTGCACCCCGCCGGGGCCAACCAGACCGCGTGCGCGCCGCCTCCGGTGACTCCGCGTGGCGGGCGcgggggtggcgcggcggcggcggcggtgccgatcTGCGTGTACGCGCAGGCGTTCGCGGCGGGGATGCGCCTGCCGCTGCACCCGTTCGTCAGCGACGCGCTggcccacttcggcatcgcgccGTCGCAGCTGGCGCCCAACGGGTGGCGCGTCCTGGCCGGGTTCGCCGTGCTCTGCCACttccgcggcgtcggcgcgccGTCGCTCCCGGTGTTCCGCCACTTCTTCACCCTGGCGCCGCTGCCCAAGGGGAAGGGGTGGTACTCCTTCCGCGCCAGGGAGAGCGTCCCCGCGCTGTTCACGGGCCTCCCGTCCTCCGTCAAGGCGTGGAAGGAGGAGTTCCTCttcgtctcgccgccgcccgccgcgccgtggCGCTGCCCCGTGCGCTGGGGAACCCCGTCCAAGGAGGCCACGAGCGACCCGGCGCTCACCGAGAGGGAGGCcgccgtggcgcggcggctcacGCAGGGCCAAGGCGTCGTCGACCTCAAGACCTACCTCTCGGAGAGCAACCTCGTCGCCGCCAAGATCAGCAGCGCCCCGGCATGTCTGGGAG GGACGGAAGCTTCACGGGGTTCGTCGGTGGCGGccgggaagaagaggaaggtgcTGGGCGATGGCGTCAGCACCGGCGGTGGCGTGCTTCGGTCAGAGCTGCAGGCGAAGGACAAGGCTCTGGCCAAGGCGCAGGGAGAGATCAGCCGCCTGAAGGCGCAGCTGGGGAGCGCCAAGGCGAGGgagctggaggaggcgaggcaggCGCTGGAGTACGAGCGGAAGCTGGGGACGCAGGTGCTCAAGtctgatggcgccgccgccggggccagCAAGCGTCGCCGTGGCGGCCAGTGA
- the LOC127764649 gene encoding uncharacterized protein LOC127764649 gives MLLLHSSPRLLLRHRLLLPPSRDLLPAASASALRLRRSVAVRAEPELSTSAAEPPPGDDGEGDGPVELRTPTLFSIDENPTPLQTATSVLLTGAISVFLFRSIRRRARRAKELRVRSGGVEKPNNLSKEALEGLRLVSASPIEVDKPPSPVQALLGGIAAGVIALILYKFTTTIEAALNRQTISDSFSVRQITITIRTIINGICYLATFVFGINSIGLVLYGLQLTFASIMGDDNSSSAAEKISEQSNTMASSNSSTDSTSDNESTSNDKSKG, from the exons ATGCTGCTTCTCCACTCCtctccgcgcctcctcctccgccaccgcctcctcctccccccgtcccgcgacctcctccccgccgcctccgcttccgccctccgcctccgccgctccgtCGCCGTCCGCGCCGAGCCGGAGCTGTCCACCTCGGCAGCCGAGCCTCCCccgggcgacgacggcgagggagatggcCCCGTGGAGCTCCGCACCCCGACGCTCTTCTCCATCGACGAGAACCCCACCCCGCTGCAGACCGCCACCAGCGTCCTCCTCACCGGCGCCATCTCCGTCTTCCTCTTCCGctccatccgccgccgcgcccgccgcgccaAGGAGCTC AGGGTTCGGTCCGGCGGGGTGGAGAAGCCCAACAACCTGAGCAAGGAGGCCCTGGAGGGGCTGAGGCTGGTGAGCGCGTCGCCGATCGAGGTCGACAAGCCGCCGTCGCCCGTGCAGGCGCTGCTCGGCGGGATCGCCGCGGGGGTCATCGCGCTCATCCTCTACAAGTTCACCACCACCATCGAGGCCGCGCTCAACCGCCAGACCATCTCCGACAGCTTCTCG GTTCGTcaaataacaataacaataag AACAATTATAAATGGGATATGCTACCTAGCAACATTTGTGTTTGGAATCAACTCAATTGGATTAGTACTCTATGGTCTCCAGCTCACTTTTGCTTCTATCATGGGCGATGACAATTCCAGCAGCGCTGCAGAGAAAATCAGTGAGCAGTCCAACACAATGGCATCATCTAATAGCTCCACAGATTCAACTAGTGACAACGAATCAACTAGCAATGATAAGAGTAAAGGGTAG